A stretch of DNA from Gimesia chilikensis:
CGATGCGGCAGATGAACGCGATGATGAAGAATGTGAATATGCTCGTCGCCGATCCCCAGCAGCAGGAGAATCTGAAACGTTCGCTGGCTGCGATGCCGGCGATGATCGAGAGTACTCAGCGGACTATCTCGTCCGTCGAAGTCGCAGTCCAGAAAGCAGGACAGAACCTGGATAACCTGTCGCGGGTCACCGATCCGCTGGCCAAGCACAGCCAGTCGATGGTGGTTAAGCTTGACCGGAGCCTGTCACGTCTGGATGCCATGATGGCCGAGCTGAATTCATTTACGCGGGCCTTGAACCAGGGAGACGGATCGCTCAAGAAATTCATCTCCGATCCGGACCTGTATCGGAATATGAACCGGTCGGCCAGTTCGCTGACGGTGCTGTTGAACAACCTGGAACCGATCGCGCGGGACATCCGCATCTTCAGCGACCGGATTGCCCGCCACCCGGAAATTCTGGGAGTGAGCGGGGCGATGAAGGGGAGTTCGGGCATCAAGGAATCCGGCGAACAACCCTCGCGGGTCCGGCAGTCGGGGTATTCGTTCCCTGCTACGAAGCAGCCCTGATTCTGCTGAATTCCCGAAAGTGGCTGGCCAGTCATAGCGACTTTCCGGTGGTCTCGCCTCAGCGTTTTGAGCGTGCTTTAGACCGGGAATGTGAGCTTAACTGATCAAAGTGGCAGCGATGACAGCTCATGAGAAGTTATGATTTAGATAACTTAATGTGTTGTTCATCAAAACTTAATAATTCGCGTTAAAATCTGATGAATTCATCCGGTGGTCGAAGTGGATCGACATTTTCAGCCGGATATTCATCGATGTCCCGTGAATTATTTTCGAGGCAAAATTGTCGCAATCCTGCTCACGCCGCCGCTTCTTACAGGCAGCTATTACCGCTCCCGCAGCGGGAACTGTCTTCTCCCGTTTTCTCTCAACTGCCTCCGCCAAGGGGATCGTTAAGGATCACTCCGATCTCAAGCCGGTGGCGGATGAGACTACCGGTCTGCCCCTGTTACGGTTACAGGACGGATTTCGATATCGTTCATTTGGCTGGACCGGCGACGTCATGTCGGATGGTGTGGTCACTCCGGAAGGTCATGACGGGATGGGCGTGATTGCCCAGAACGGAGATATCGTCACCATCTGCCGGAATCACGAAATTAAAGGGTCGCGCACCTTTGGTCCTCCCGAGCTGACCTTCGACCCCAAAGCCGGTGGTGGCTGTGCGAATCTGCAGTTTAACGTCAAGACCGGTGAATGGCTGAAGAGCTGGACGAGCCTGGCGGGAACCGTCCAGAACTGTGCCGGCGGTCCGACACCGTGGGGCAGCTGGCTGTCATGTGAAGAGACCGTGATCGGTCCTCACGAAAGTTTCCGTGACGTGCAGTACGAACACGAGAAACATCACGGCTGGGTATTTGAAGTTCCCGCGGAAGGAACAGCGTCGTTGGAGCCTTTGCAGGCCCTGGGGCGGTTTGTGCATGAAGCACTGGCCATCGATCCCAAAAACGGAATCATCTATGAGACCGAAGACCGCGATACAGCGGGCTTCTATCGTTTCCTGCCCAACGAAAGGGAAGTCCTCTCCAAAGGGGGGACGCTGCAGATGCTGAAAATCAAGGGGCAGGATGATCTCCGCACCGGGGCACAGCGAGGCGTCCGCTATCAGGCTGAGTGGGTTGACATTGCAGATCCGATCCGCCGCAACACACCGGGCAAAAATGACGGTCTCGGCGTCTACTCTCAGGGCAAAGCCCAGGGGGCGACAACTTTCGGTCGTCTGGAAGGTTGCTGGTACGGCGACGGACTGGTCTACTTCAACTGCACGGACGGAGGCGAAGCCAAACTGGGACAGATCTGGGCCTTCTCTCCCGAAGAGCAGACATTGAGCCTCGTGTTCCAGTCGCCTTCGCATGACATTCTGGACAGTCCCGACAACCTGACTGTCAGTCCGCGTGGCGGTCTGGTGCTGTGTGAAGATGCCGACCTGAAACCGTTGCGGCTGCACACACTGAGCCGGAAAGGGCTGCTGCAGACCCTGGCGATCAATAATATTCATCTGCACAAGGGTGAGCATCCCCGACTGATCGGCGATTTTACCGGCGGCGAATGGGCGGGAGCCACTTTCAGTCCCGACGGCGAATGGCTGTTCGTGAATATTCAGGATCCGGGGGTAACCTTCGCGATCACCGGCCCCTGGCATGAACTGGGAGTCTGATACACGCAGGCAGCTGTTAGTCCCCAAATTTGTCTATCCCCTTGTACCGGTCGTGGCACAAGGGGATTTTTTTATGCTTACCAGCGGCATTTCGGGAATTGTCTCTCGGGTGACTTTGTTCTCTCTGCAGAGAGCAGTACACTGAAGTTGCAGCCAAATCGGACAGAAAGATAGTCTAATGCGGCTCAAGCTCCGAAAACGAAATCAGACCTGGAAACTGAACGCCCGTCCCAAGCAATGTCACTGAAAAATTACATCAAGAATGATCTCGAAGTTCGCTTGCGCAGCGGTCAGGAACTGCCGGCTCCGCTGACGCTGGAAGCGCTGTCGGATCATTACCAGGTCAGCTTTTCTCCGGTACGGCTGGCACTCGCGGAACTGGTTGACGCGGGGCTGTTGCAGAAGGGAGCCAACCGTCGTCTGGAGATCAACGAGGGAAAGATCAAACCGTTGAAAAAGGGACAGTCTGCTGCGCTGCCCAAACCCCCGACGGATATGTTCGAACTGATCACGAATGATTTCGTGAAACTGAGTCTGCAGGGCGAGCCGGTTGATATCCGGGAAGAAGCGACTGCGAAACAGTACAAGATCAGCCGATCCTCACTGCGGATTATCCTGAACCGCCTGGCGGGAGCCGGGATTCTGGATCATATTCCCCGCAGGGGCTGGCGGCTGAGACCGTTTCGTCAGGAAGACATGCAGGCGTTTCTGGAAGTGCGCGAACTGCTGGAGCTCAAGGCGCTCGAACTGGCGAAACCACGACTGATCAAAGAGGAACTGCAGCAGATCCTGGACGGAAATGTGATTCCGGAATCAAAAGATGCTGAAGCGTTGATCGATAATAGTCTGCACGCCTACATCATTGAGAAAGCGGGCAATCATTACATCCAGGACTTTTTTCAGCGGCAGGGGAAGTACTATGACATCCTGTTTGACTGGGAAGACCAGGACCGGGAGACGGCCATCGAAACGGTGCGGCAGCATCAGGCCATTCTGCAGGCACTGATTGCAGAGGACTGGAAGACCGCCCGCAAAGCGTTGTCGTATCACATCAAAGATAATCATCCGATTCTGAGTAAGATTGTGAAGCAGTCTTAATTCTGAACTCTTTTTGAGCGTTCGGCGGCGTCTCCGGTTGTATTGCCTGAGGGACTGACTATCCTTACAGTATGCTTTCAGAGTGAAACACGACGCGGGTCCTTTCAGGTCAGAGTCAGATGAGTGAGATTTCTTCCCAGTCAATTCGACAGCAGGTCGATGCGATCTATCAGCGCGAATCGCGGCGGGTGTTCGCGACACTGATCCGACTGCTGGGGGACTTTGATCTGGCAGAAGAAGCCATGCACGATGCCTTTACCGCGGCGGTGGTGCAATGGGAGGAGACGGGTATTCCCGATCAACCTCGGGCCTGGCTGGTTTCCACGGGGCGTTTCAAAGCCATCGACAGTCTTCGCCGTCGGGCTCGTTTCGATGAAGCACAACAGGAAGTCGTACAACGACTGGAAGGCGTTGCCGCACAGAATGCCGACCGCTCTGAGCAGGATGTGGAAGACGACCGACTGCGGCTGATCTTCACCTGCTGTCACCCGGCGATTGCCCCCCAGATGCAGGTGCCGCTGACACTCCGCGAGGTCTGTGGTCTGACGACGGAAGAGATTGCGAGTGCATTTCTGACATCTCCCTCCACGATGGCGCAGCGGATCGTCCGCGGTAAAGCGAAGATCCGGGACGCAAATATTCCGTATGTGATTCCGGAACGATCCGAGTTGCCCGAACGACTGGATGCTGTGCTGACGGTGGTCTACCTGGTGTTTAACGAAGGCTATGCAGCTTCCTCCGGGGATACACTGACCAGGCGGGATCTGTCAGAAGAGGCGATCCGGCTGGGCCGACTGCTCGCGGAACTGCTGGATGATACCGAGGTGATGGGTCTCCTGGCTCTGATGCTGCTGCACGAATCACGGCGGGAGTCCCGGACAACGGCAGAGGGAGATTTGATTCTGCTGGAAGATCAGGATCGAAGTCTCTGGGATCGGGAGAAAATACGTGAGGGAATCGCACTGGTCGAACGCGCAATCGCCTCGGGGGAGGTGGGGAGCTACACGATTCAGGCAGCGATCTCAGCCGTACACGCGGGAGCGCCGAGTGCTGCTGCGACAGACTGGACGCGGATTGTGGAATGGTACGATCTGTTGTTGCAGGCGACACCTTCCCCGATTGTCGAATTGAACCGGGCGGTCGCGGTCGCGATGCAACAGGGGCCTGATGCGGGAGTGGAACTGATCGACGCGATCCTGGCGCGGGGGGAACTGAGTGAATATCACCTGGTCTATGCGGCACGCGCCGATCTCTGTCGTCGGTCGGGACGGGATGCTGAAGCGCGGACCGCTTACGAACAGGCCCTGTCTTTAGTGAATCAGGCTTCGGAGCGGAGGTTCCTGGTAAAACGGCTGCAGGAACTGGACGAGAGCCGCATCGCTCCTGAATGATGGTTAGAGAATGCTTACTGTGGAACTGGTTGTAAAGTGCATTCAGGTAGTGGCTTAGGGCTGTGGATGTCTTGCGGGACAACGGTGTTTGACCCGTTTTTCAAAAAAATAACAGCTGGTTGTCGATTGGGGGGGACGGTCGTTCGACTACTTCATAAACGGGGGCTGGCAGACAGTCTGAGGCTCTCGTCCCTTATCGAAACGACCTTCAGTCACAGGAGAATATGATGAACAGTTCCAGCGTTAAACCAATTCCCGCAGGCATGCACAGTATCACTCCCCATCTGGCTTGTTCGAATGCAGCCGAGGCCATTGAGTTTTATAAAAAGGCTTTTGGCGCCGAGGAACTGATGCGGCTGCCCGGACCGGATGGCAAACTGGTCCATGCCTGTCTGAAGATCGGTGATTCCCAGATCATGCTGGCCGACGTACGCGAAGAATGTGGGATGAAAGGACCGGATGCGCTGGGAGGAACGCCGGTTTCCATTCATTTGCAGGTCGAGGATGTGGATGCGGTCTTCAATCAGGCAATTGAAGCCGGTGCGACTTTGATTATGCCGGTCATGGAGATGTTCTGGGGCGACCGCTACGGCCAGGTGGACGATCCCTTTGGTCATCGCTGGTCTGTGGCGACGCATGTGCGTGATCTGAGTTATGAAGAGATTCAGGCAGGCATGCTGGCGATGTTCGAACAGAATCAGAACGGCTGATACCAGGGCCGTTTTCCATCTCGTTGACAATCAAAAGAGAAGAGCAGCACGATGTCAGATATTCCGAAAATCTCCCCCTTCCTCTGGTTCGACAACAACGCAGAAGAGGCCATCGATTATTACACTTCGATTTTCAAGAACTCGAAACGCTTCGATGTGTCGCGTTACGGCGAAGGGGGACCGGGGCCCGCGGGGTCGGTGATGGTCGCTGCTTTTGAACTGGAAGGCCAGCGGTTTACCGCGTTGAACGGCGGTCCCCTGTTCAAGTTCAACGAAGCCGTTTCGTTCGTGGTGAACTGCGACAGTCAGGACGAGATCGACGAATACTGGGAAAAACTGTCAGCGGGAGGCGAACCGGGCCAGTGTGGCTGGCTCAAAGACCGGTTCGGCCTTTCCTGGCAGATCGTGCCGACAATCCTGCCCGAGTTGATGCAGACGGGAGATGCGGAGAAAACCGGTCGGGTGATGGCGGCATTGATGCAGATGACGAAGCTGGAGATCGATGGGTTGCAACGGGCCTTTGATGGGGCCTGATCGAGATTACTCAAATCGAGTCATTACGATTTACAATACAACCATTTTCAATGAGGGACGACCATGAGATTTGTCTGTCTGGGATATTACGATGAAGCATGGATGGAGGGAAAATCGGAAGCAGAACTTTCAGCTGCGATGGAAGAATGTTTTGCCTACGATGACGAACTCCGGCGGGGAGGCCATTTTCTCGGAGGGCAGGCGCTACAGCATGCCAGCCAGGCGGTGACACTGCGGACCGTGAACGGACAGGTGGATGTGACCGATGGCCCTTTTGCAGAGACTAAGGAACAGATCGGCGGATTGTTGTTTCTGGAAGCCCGGGATCTGAACCATGCGATCGCTCTGATTTCGCGACATCCGGGCATCGGCATGGGACCGTTTGAGATCCGTCCAGTGAATGAAGAGATCAGTGCGCTGATCAAGGAACGGGACGCGGCAATTCAGTAACAGGTAACCGTGCCTCGTAAAGCATTAGTGTCAAGGTTTTGATCGTTCAATCAGGGGAGAGGAAAGATGTTTGAGAAGCCACAGGCAGAACACGAATGGCTGAAGCAGTTGACTGGCAACTGGATTGCAGAGACCGAATGCCAGATGGGGCCGGGAGAGCCGACCTATAATTCGGTCGGTGATGTGAACTGCCGCTCTCTGGAGGGGATGTGGTTCCTGATTGAAGGGGGCGGAGGTGATGAGGAATCCGGTTCCTGGTCGACGCTGATGACGCTGGGATACGATATCAAACTCGGTCAGTATGTCGGTAGTTTTGCGGGGTCGATGATGTCTTGTCTCTGGTCCTACCAGGGAGGTCTGGATGCGACAGGACGTAAACTGACGCTGGACACAGTGGGGCCGAAGTGCGGAAGCGAAGGAACCACGTCTTATAAAGATGCGATCGAAGTGATTGATGAATCCAGGTGGATTCTGACCAGTGAAATGCTGACCGAAGAGGGAGAGTGGCTGCAGATCATGAAGTCGGAACATCGACGGAAAAACTAGTACGGGAGTGAGTGAAGATGAAATATCTGTTGCTGGTCTATGCGACTCCCGATGCCTGGGAGCCGGATGAACGTAAGGTGGCTTTGGGAGAGTCTGTCGACTTGTGTCATACGTTGCACAGCCGGAACCAGTACTGTTCCGCAGCGCCGCTGGAACCGGTCGAGACGGCCGTCAGTGTGCGGGTGCGTGAGGGAGAGGCACTGGTGACCGATGGTCCATTTGCGGAAACCACCGAACACCTGGGAGGCTACTTCCTGGTTGATGTGGATTCGATGGACGCGGCGGTCGAGATCGCCAAACAGATCCCCGGCGCCCGACGGGGAACTGTAGAGGTGCGTCCTCTCGTTGAGGTTCCCAACCTGCCTGCGGGAAAATAGTGTATTATCTGAAGCCGTTCAATCTGAGATCAACGGGGAGTGAAAAGGAATCGTTATGAAATACATGTTGCTGATTTACGGTACGGAAAGCTGCTGGACCGAAGCAGAACGGTCAGCCTGCATGCAGGAATCGATGGAGATCTGCCACGAATTGAACGAGCAGGGTAAATACCTGGCATCGTCGCCTTTGCATCCGGTGTCGACTGCGACCTGTGTGCGGGTACGCGAAGACCGGAAGATGGTAACTGACGGCCCGTTCGCCGAGACGGTAGAGCAACTGGGGGGGTACTATGTGATTGATGTCGACAATCTGGATGAGGCGATTGCGATCGCGGAGCGTTTGCCCCCGGCCAAGAAGGGGACGGTTGAGATTCGACCGATTTTTGAGCTGCCGGAAATTGAAGTGAAACGATAACAGAGTCTGAAATACAGAATACTCAAATAAGACATCAGCAGAGGAGTGGGACAATGAAAGTGATGGTGATGGTCAAAGCGTCAAAGAGTTCAGAAGCGGGCGAAATGCCCAGCGAGGAACTGCTGACCGCGATGGGTAATTTTAACGAAGAACTGGTGAAGGCCGGGATCATGTTGTCGGGGGATGGGCTGCGTCCCAGTTCGGCAGGAGTCCGGATCCGTTTTTCGGGTGCGGAACGAACGGTGATTGACGGGCCGTTTGCGGAGACGAAAGAACTGGTTGCGGGCTACTGGGTCTGGAAGGTGAAGTCGATGGAAGAAGCGATTGAGTGGGCGAAACGCTGTCCGAATCCGATGCCGGAAGAATCGGATCTGGAAATCCGCCCCTTCTTTGAGATGGAAGATTTTGGTGATGCGATGACGCCGGAACTGAAAGAGCAGGAACAGCGCATCGCGGAAGCAGCCGAGAAACTGGATCAGCAGGGTTAAAGAGACTCTGCTCAGATAGAATGAAGATATCATGTCAAAAAAAATCTATGTGAATCTGCCCGTCAGCGATCTGGCCAGATCGATCGCCTTTTATCAGGCCGTGGGCTACTCGATCAACGAAAAATGGACCGATGAGACAGCGGCTTGTGTCGTGATCAGTGAGGATATCCATGCTATGCTGTTGACGCATGCCCGTTTCAGTGATTTCACGCCGAATGAAATCTGTAATGCGAAGCAACAGACCGAAGTGCTGCTCGCGCTTGGCTGCGAGAGTCGGGACGAGGTGGATGAACTGGTGCGCAAGGCTGTTGCCGCGGGGGGGAATACTTATAATGAACCTCAGGACCATGGCTTTATGTACGGACATGGATACCAGGATCCGGATGGACATATCTGGGAAGTCTTTTATATGGATCCTGCAGCCGTTGAGTCGACTTGAATCGCGGCAGTGAGTACGCAGCAGTAAAGATCCTCCTGGCCCTTTCATTTTTCAGATGGGAAATCGACATGAATGAAGCAACTTCACCGCTGGTAAAAACACCTCGCGCTCTGGTCTGGATCGGTCGCCTGCTGGCGCTCCCGGTGGTGTTCCTGTTTGGAATGAGCACCGTGATGAAATTCAAAGGGGGGCCGGAAATGACTGACGGGATGGCCAAACTGGGGCTGCCGGAATCGATGATTTTACCGTTGGCGATTCTGGAACTGGTCTGCCTGGTGCTGTACCTGGTTCCCTGGACTGCGGTGCTGGGAGCGATTCTGTTGACCGGCTACCTGGGAGGTGCGATCTGCACACACTGGCGGGTGGGGGATCCGTTTGTGGTCCAGGCCGGTCTGGGGGTCGTGCTCTGGCTCAGCGTGTACTTGCGTGATCGTCGCCTCTGGCAGTTGATTCCGTTTCGTGGACTTGCGGGATAAGTGCCTCCCGCAAAACACGGACCACGTGGCATAAGCTGATTCAATCGGTGTTCAGGGTGGAGAGATCCTTGAACGGTTTTTTGAATGGCTTGTCGGCGGTGTAGCGGTGTGAGGTCATCCAGGAGAACTCGCGTTTTTTGATATTTGCCGGGTCGGGTTCGGGGAGGATTTCGCCATCGGCTTCCACATACGCGGTTCGCACAACGCGGACCGGTTTGAGCGCGGGGGGCGCGAGTTGATAGTCGGTCCCGCGTGTTAAGAGCAGCCAGCTGTTTTCGCGAAAACCGGAGAGGGTCCGCTCGCGGGCGGCTTGTGTGAGCGCTGTTTTCTGCTCCGCGGTCAACTCTTTATCGGACTGAATCTGTTTCGCCAGTTTCTGGGTCTCCGAGAGATCGAAGCTGATCCAGCCATACGGGGGGAGATAGGCTTCCATCTTACAGTGCGAAGGGGAGTTTTTGGGATAGAGGGCCAGTCCGTAGGTCACGCGGGTCGGGTAGCCTAAGGCGCGTCCCATGGTGGCACAGAGGCCGTGATAATCACTGCAGTGCCCGCGGCGTTGTTCGAAAGCGTGGTTCGCATCGGCCTGGAGGGAGGCATGGATGTGATCGTAGGTCAGATTCCGGTCAATCCAGTTCATCGCGCCAATCAGGCCAGGGCCTTTGTTCTGAAAGCCGGCGTTGATGTTCTGAATCACCTGCTGAAACTGTTCCGGCTGGGCCACGGTCTGCGGCTTCAGATAGGGTTCAAATGAGGAGGGCCACTGTTCGACCCGGGTGACCTGAGCGGGATCCATGTTCCAATGCAGGTTCCACGCGCGGGCTTTGAAGCGATGGGTGATGATCTGGGCGCCGTGGGGATCGTGAAATTCAAAGTAAGCGAAGCGGTTGCCATAGACGGGTTCGTTACTGATTTGGGGAGAAACCTGCTGGGGAAAGGTCGTGAATTCGCTGGCCTCGATTTCCTGGGCCGCATCGGTCTGCGGGACGGGAACCCAGACCTTGAGGACTTTGCAGTGGTAAGGAGGCGTGACGATGACTGAGAATTCGACCTCGTGGTTAACGGGATCACTCTTTTTTACCTGGTAAGGGAGGTCCGCTCGAAGAGACTTCGATTCCGGTTTCTCGGCCTGTGCATGCAGAGAAATGGTCAGTAATGCCAGCAGGAAGTAAGTCGCAATCTTGAGGCGATTCTGGTTCTGAGTCATCCTGTCAGGGCTCCTGGAAAAGAGATCTATGCAAAATTCGCATTAACGTCAGAATGTTAGATTGTAGCGTCTGCGGGTAGCACTGACAACAGTCTGTTTTCCGGAACATGGTGAAGCGAGGGGCATGGATGAGCTGATTCTGAAAAGTCTCGTGACATTTGCAGTGGGATTTTCTAAGGTGGGATCTGTGTTTTACTGAATGCAACCTCAAACCAAGGAGGAGATAAGATGTCGATTAAACGTACCGGCTCTGCCGTCTGGCAGGGGGGAATCAAAGATGGAAAAGGGACCGTGTCGACCGCCAGTGGTGCGCTGCAGGAATTACCCTACAGTTTTTCCACGCGATTTGAAGGAGAACAGGGAACGAACCCTGAGGAACTGATTGGTGCAGCCCATGCCGGCTGTTTCTCGATGGCGCTCTCCAAGATTCTGGGTGACTCGGATCTGAAGGCGGAGCGGCTGGAGACGACAGCGGAGGTTTCGCTGAACCAGGTGGAAGGGGGCTTTGCGATTGAATCCATCCATCTGATACTGAAAGCGAAAGTTCCCGGTGCAGATGCCGCGACCGTGGAAGAGCTGGCTGGGAAGGCGAAAGCCGGTTGTCCGGTTTCCAAACTGTTCAATGCCACGATTACGCTGGATGTGCAGACCGTGGATTAACCTGCATTGACTCATGCCAAACCGGGACTGGAAACGAATCCTTTGACTGCTGCTCGCGCTCACTTCATAATGGGGATTGGTTCTGTCCCGGTTTTTTATTTCTGCTTTTGAGAGGGCTGGCGATGCTGTTACATCTGCGATTGATAACCTGGAGTCTGATCTGTCTGTTAATTCTCTCGAGTGGAGCAGGCCGACCGGTGGTCGCGGAAGAGAAGCAGACGTTGAACGTGCTGTTTATCGGCAACAGCTACACAGCCCGGCACAACCTGGCCCAGGTGGTGAAGCAGATGGCGGAAGCGGGGAATCCGGGACTGACCTTCAAACCGACGACGGTGATTTATGGTGGTCGGCGGCTGAGGGATCACTGGAACCTGGGTTCACAGAATTTTGTGAAGCTGCATTCCCTGACCAAAGCGGAAGAAGAGCAGACAATTGCTGACCTGAAAAAGGCAGCCGCAGATAAAGAGAACCGATACGCGCGTGCCGCTTTGAAACGACATCAGGGTCTGATCAAAGAACTGGATCAACCTCATCCGAAATGGGATGTGGTGGTGTTACAGTCTTATCGGGATGATGTCAGCGGCGACCCTTCATTATATGCTCAGTATGCACCAAAGTTCGCGGCCCTGGCGAAGGAGCAGGGAGCTCGTGTGATTCTGTATGAGACGACGCCCGCGACACAGAATAAAAATCCCCTGCGGACGGCTCCGGAAACAGAGCCGGTAATGAAAAAAGCAAAAGCGATTGCGGCGCTGGCGAAACAGCTCGATGCGAGTGCTGCCCCGATGTCGCT
This window harbors:
- a CDS encoding OsmC family protein, encoding MSIKRTGSAVWQGGIKDGKGTVSTASGALQELPYSFSTRFEGEQGTNPEELIGAAHAGCFSMALSKILGDSDLKAERLETTAEVSLNQVEGGFAIESIHLILKAKVPGADAATVEELAGKAKAGCPVSKLFNATITLDVQTVD
- a CDS encoding VOC family protein, with product MSKKIYVNLPVSDLARSIAFYQAVGYSINEKWTDETAACVVISEDIHAMLLTHARFSDFTPNEICNAKQQTEVLLALGCESRDEVDELVRKAVAAGGNTYNEPQDHGFMYGHGYQDPDGHIWEVFYMDPAAVEST
- a CDS encoding VOC family protein, with translation MNSSSVKPIPAGMHSITPHLACSNAAEAIEFYKKAFGAEELMRLPGPDGKLVHACLKIGDSQIMLADVREECGMKGPDALGGTPVSIHLQVEDVDAVFNQAIEAGATLIMPVMEMFWGDRYGQVDDPFGHRWSVATHVRDLSYEEIQAGMLAMFEQNQNG
- a CDS encoding VOC family protein, producing MSDIPKISPFLWFDNNAEEAIDYYTSIFKNSKRFDVSRYGEGGPGPAGSVMVAAFELEGQRFTALNGGPLFKFNEAVSFVVNCDSQDEIDEYWEKLSAGGEPGQCGWLKDRFGLSWQIVPTILPELMQTGDAEKTGRVMAALMQMTKLEIDGLQRAFDGA
- a CDS encoding DUF1579 domain-containing protein → MFEKPQAEHEWLKQLTGNWIAETECQMGPGEPTYNSVGDVNCRSLEGMWFLIEGGGGDEESGSWSTLMTLGYDIKLGQYVGSFAGSMMSCLWSYQGGLDATGRKLTLDTVGPKCGSEGTTSYKDAIEVIDESRWILTSEMLTEEGEWLQIMKSEHRRKN
- a CDS encoding alkaline phosphatase PhoX, translating into MSQSCSRRRFLQAAITAPAAGTVFSRFLSTASAKGIVKDHSDLKPVADETTGLPLLRLQDGFRYRSFGWTGDVMSDGVVTPEGHDGMGVIAQNGDIVTICRNHEIKGSRTFGPPELTFDPKAGGGCANLQFNVKTGEWLKSWTSLAGTVQNCAGGPTPWGSWLSCEETVIGPHESFRDVQYEHEKHHGWVFEVPAEGTASLEPLQALGRFVHEALAIDPKNGIIYETEDRDTAGFYRFLPNEREVLSKGGTLQMLKIKGQDDLRTGAQRGVRYQAEWVDIADPIRRNTPGKNDGLGVYSQGKAQGATTFGRLEGCWYGDGLVYFNCTDGGEAKLGQIWAFSPEEQTLSLVFQSPSHDILDSPDNLTVSPRGGLVLCEDADLKPLRLHTLSRKGLLQTLAINNIHLHKGEHPRLIGDFTGGEWAGATFSPDGEWLFVNIQDPGVTFAITGPWHELGV
- a CDS encoding YciI family protein — protein: MKYMLLIYGTESCWTEAERSACMQESMEICHELNEQGKYLASSPLHPVSTATCVRVREDRKMVTDGPFAETVEQLGGYYVIDVDNLDEAIAIAERLPPAKKGTVEIRPIFELPEIEVKR
- a CDS encoding DoxX family protein — translated: MNEATSPLVKTPRALVWIGRLLALPVVFLFGMSTVMKFKGGPEMTDGMAKLGLPESMILPLAILELVCLVLYLVPWTAVLGAILLTGYLGGAICTHWRVGDPFVVQAGLGVVLWLSVYLRDRRLWQLIPFRGLAG
- a CDS encoding RNA polymerase sigma factor, whose translation is MSEISSQSIRQQVDAIYQRESRRVFATLIRLLGDFDLAEEAMHDAFTAAVVQWEETGIPDQPRAWLVSTGRFKAIDSLRRRARFDEAQQEVVQRLEGVAAQNADRSEQDVEDDRLRLIFTCCHPAIAPQMQVPLTLREVCGLTTEEIASAFLTSPSTMAQRIVRGKAKIRDANIPYVIPERSELPERLDAVLTVVYLVFNEGYAASSGDTLTRRDLSEEAIRLGRLLAELLDDTEVMGLLALMLLHESRRESRTTAEGDLILLEDQDRSLWDREKIREGIALVERAIASGEVGSYTIQAAISAVHAGAPSAAATDWTRIVEWYDLLLQATPSPIVELNRAVAVAMQQGPDAGVELIDAILARGELSEYHLVYAARADLCRRSGRDAEARTAYEQALSLVNQASERRFLVKRLQELDESRIAPE
- a CDS encoding transglutaminase-like domain-containing protein, with the protein product MTQNQNRLKIATYFLLALLTISLHAQAEKPESKSLRADLPYQVKKSDPVNHEVEFSVIVTPPYHCKVLKVWVPVPQTDAAQEIEASEFTTFPQQVSPQISNEPVYGNRFAYFEFHDPHGAQIITHRFKARAWNLHWNMDPAQVTRVEQWPSSFEPYLKPQTVAQPEQFQQVIQNINAGFQNKGPGLIGAMNWIDRNLTYDHIHASLQADANHAFEQRRGHCSDYHGLCATMGRALGYPTRVTYGLALYPKNSPSHCKMEAYLPPYGWISFDLSETQKLAKQIQSDKELTAEQKTALTQAARERTLSGFRENSWLLLTRGTDYQLAPPALKPVRVVRTAYVEADGEILPEPDPANIKKREFSWMTSHRYTADKPFKKPFKDLSTLNTD
- a CDS encoding GntR family transcriptional regulator — encoded protein: MSLKNYIKNDLEVRLRSGQELPAPLTLEALSDHYQVSFSPVRLALAELVDAGLLQKGANRRLEINEGKIKPLKKGQSAALPKPPTDMFELITNDFVKLSLQGEPVDIREEATAKQYKISRSSLRIILNRLAGAGILDHIPRRGWRLRPFRQEDMQAFLEVRELLELKALELAKPRLIKEELQQILDGNVIPESKDAEALIDNSLHAYIIEKAGNHYIQDFFQRQGKYYDILFDWEDQDRETAIETVRQHQAILQALIAEDWKTARKALSYHIKDNHPILSKIVKQS
- a CDS encoding YciI family protein, which encodes MKVMVMVKASKSSEAGEMPSEELLTAMGNFNEELVKAGIMLSGDGLRPSSAGVRIRFSGAERTVIDGPFAETKELVAGYWVWKVKSMEEAIEWAKRCPNPMPEESDLEIRPFFEMEDFGDAMTPELKEQEQRIAEAAEKLDQQG
- a CDS encoding YciI family protein, coding for MKYLLLVYATPDAWEPDERKVALGESVDLCHTLHSRNQYCSAAPLEPVETAVSVRVREGEALVTDGPFAETTEHLGGYFLVDVDSMDAAVEIAKQIPGARRGTVEVRPLVEVPNLPAGK
- a CDS encoding YciI family protein, with the protein product MRFVCLGYYDEAWMEGKSEAELSAAMEECFAYDDELRRGGHFLGGQALQHASQAVTLRTVNGQVDVTDGPFAETKEQIGGLLFLEARDLNHAIALISRHPGIGMGPFEIRPVNEEISALIKERDAAIQ